CGCCGCAAGTGCAGCAACAGCTCGAGACGCGCATGCGCGACATCTGCATGGGCCTGTGCACGATGCACGGCGCGCACTGTGAGTTCGAGTACACGCACGAGTTCGCGCCGACGGTGAACCATGCCGCGAATACGGCATTGGCCGTGCGCGCGGCGCAAGCCGTGGTGGGGGCGTCGAGGGTCGATGCGGAGGTGGCGCCGGTGATGGCGTCGGAGGACTTCGGCGTTTTTCTGCAGCACGTGCCGGGCAACTTCGCCTTCATTGGCAACGGCAGTGGCGACGAGCCCGGTGCGACACCGCTGCACAACGCTGGCTACGATTTCAACGATGCGATTCTGCCGCTCGGCGCGCGTTACTTTGCGCAGGTCGTACGCGAGAGCCTGCCGCGCTGATCGCGACGACCGTCTTGGCGTTTACGGCACAGTCCCGGCGTTGACGATGGCGTCGGGCAACTCGCGCACGGCTTCCAGCGTCTTGCGGATGTGAGCCGCGAGCAGTGCGGCGGCCTCATCGGCATCGCGCGCAAGGCAGGCGTCGAAGATGGCCTGATGTTCCTGGTGGACGTCGCGCGGCACCGGTCGATGCGTGATCGACAGGCGACGGTATCGCTCGGACTGGCGATACAGGATCGCCAGAAAGTGATGCAGCCAGCGCGACGGGCACGCCCGGATCAACACTTCATGGAACGCGCGATTGCGCGCCTCCCATTGGGCGAACTGGCTGCCGTCGCTTCCCTGTCCCCCCGCATTTCCTTCACTCGCATTCCCCAACCGCTCCTCCGCGAGCGTGAGCAGGTGGAAGGCGCTCGTCAGATCGGCTTCCCAGGCGTCGTCCCCAAGCGCGATGGACTGGCGCAGGGCTTCCGTCTCCAGTTGAACACGCGTCTGCGTGATGTCGATGAAGTCGGCCAGCGAGATCGGTGTGACGCGAAACCCGCGATGCCCATGCTGGACGACGAGCGCGTCGGCGACGAGCAGTGCAAGCGCCTCGCGCAGTGTGCCCGCCCCGACTTCGTAGCGATCCTTCAGATGCTCCACGCGCAGTTTCTCCCCCGGCGCGAGCCGTCCCTCCACGATGTCGGCGCGCAGGCGCATGTAGGCGCTCTGCGCCAGTGTGGCGTCGGCGGTCTGGGGGGAAGACGGACTGGAACTGTGCATGCGGTGGTTCGGTAGGGATGACGGGAAGCCGCGTTCCATGGGTGTGGCGCGGCGTGCCGAGATTATAAGCAGCCTCGTTCCGATTTTCGCAAGATCACCAAATAATCGAGATAAATAAAAATTCTCGAGAAAATATTGACGAGGACCGGTGTGCGGATTTATCGTGTGCGACATGCCGTCAAGCACAACCCAGACAGAACGAGAGAGTGAGACATGAAGCATTTCCAGAACTTCATCAACGGCGAGTGGGTGTCGACCGCCCGCACGTTCGAGAATCGCAACCCGGTGGACAACAGTCTCATCGGACACGTGCATGAGGCCGGACGCGCGGAAGTGGACGCCGCCGTGCGCGCCGCCCGCGCCGCCCTGCAAGGCCCGTGGGGCAAGATGACGGTCGCGCAGCGCGTGGAACTGCTGCACGCGGTGGCGGACGGCATCAATCGTCGTTTCGACGATTTCCTCGCCGCGGAGATCGCCGACACGGGCAAGCCGCACGGGCTGGCGAGCCATCTCGACATCCCGCGCGGCGCGGCCAACTTCAAGGTCTTCGCGGACATGATCAAGAACGTGCCGACGGAGTCGTTCGCGATGGTGGCGCCGGATGGCGGCAACGCGCTGAACTACGGTGTGCGTACGCCGCGCGGCGTGATCGCGGTGGTCTGCCCGTGGAATCTGCCGCTGCTGCTCATGACGTGGAAGGTCGGCCCGGCGCTGGCGTTCGGCAACACGGTGGTGGTGAAGCCCTCCGAAGAGACGCCCGCGACCGCCACGCTGCTCGGCGAGGTGATGAACGAAGTTGGCGTGCCGGCTGGCGTGTACAACGTGGTCCACGGCTTCGGGCCGGACTCGGCCGGCGCGTTCCTGACGGAGCACCCGGGCGTGGACGGCATCACGTTCACAGGCGAGACGCGCACCGGCGAAGCCATCATGAAGGCGGCTGCCAACGGCGTGCGCCCGGTGTCGTTCGAGCTGGGCGGCAAGAACCCGGGCATCGTGTTCGCGGATGCGGACTTCGACAAGGCTGTCGCCGGTATCGCGCGTTCGAGCTTCGACAACAGTGGGCAGGTCTGTCTCGGCACGGAGCGCGTCTACGTGCAGCGTCCGATCTTCGAGCGCTTCGTGGCGGCGCTCAAGGAGCGCGCGGAATCGTTGCAACTGGGGGATCCGTATGCGCCGGGGACGAACTTCGGTCCGCTCGTCTCGCAGATGCACCGCGAGAAGGTGCTGTCCTACTACGAGAAGGCGCGCGAGGAAGGCGCGACGGTGGTGACCGGCGGCGGCGTGCCCGACATGCCGGCGTCCATGACGGACGGTGCGTGGGTGCAGCCCACGATCTGGACCGGACTGCCGGAGACCGCTTCGGTCATTCGCGAAGAGATCTTCGGGCCGTGCTGCCACATCGCACCGTTCGATACGGAGGAAGAGGTCATCGAGATGGCGAACGCGACGCCGTACGGTCTCGCGGCCACCGTCTGGACGACCGACGTCAGTCGGGCGCATCGCATGGGCGCCGCGCTCGAAGTCGGCGTGTGCTGGATCAACGCCTGGTTCCTGCGTGATCTTCGTACGGCTTTCGGTGGCGCCAAGCAGTCGGGCATCGGACGCGAAGGCGGTGTGCACTCGCTCGAGTTCTACACCGAGTTGCGCAATGTCTGCATAAAGCTCTGAGGCTCTGAGGTTCCGCGCCTGACCGCGCGGTGCCGGTGAGGGGCCGGAGGCTCCGCGGCGCCGTGCGTCGCACACCTTTCCCCGCGCCTCCGGTCGGCCACCGACACGCTGCCCGTTTTCGTTGTGCCACGTCGCCTTGGAAAACGGGGGGCGCGTCGGCCGCGTGTCGCCGGCCCCGTCGTGCAAGGGTTTTCGGTTCTTTTATGCCGCTTTTCTGACGGTCGCATCCATCGCGCGCGACAACCGTGCCACGCCTTCCTCGATGACGTCCACCGCCGGAGCGGCAAACGACAGACGCAACGTCGACTCATCCGCATCCGTCGCGTAAAAGGCCTTGCCCGGCACGAACAACACCTTCTGTGCAATCGCACTCGGCAGCAACTCGCTGGTTCCGAGCGTCGACAATCGTGCCCATACGAACATCCCGCCCTGCGGCGCATGGAATTGAATTGCGCCGCCCAACCGCTCACGCAGTGCGCCGCACATTGCCTCGCACTTGAGCCGGTACGCTTCGACGATCTTCGGCAAGTGTCGGGTCAACGCACCGTCGGCCAGGTACTCGGCCGCCACCGCCTGCGTCCACGGCACGCTGCACAGGTCGACGGTCTGCTTCGCAACGACGCACCGTCGCGTGATCTCCGGCGGCGCCACCGTCCAACCCACCCGCAATCCGGGCGCCACGATTTTCGACAAGCTCGAAAAATGCACCAGCCAATCGCGGGAACCCGGCACCTCGGACGTCAGCGCCAGCATCGTGGGCACCGCTTCGCCGGCAAACCGCAGGTCACCGTACGGATCGTCCTCGACGATCACGAACCGGTACTCGACCGCCAGCTTCAGCAACGCAATGCGACGCTCGCGCGAGAGCGTGGCGCCCGTTGGATTCGCAAAGGTCGGCACGGTGTACAGCAGCTTCGGCACCGCGATACTGCCTTCGCGCAACAGTGCGGACAGATGCGCGACGTCGAGCCCGTCGGCATCCACCGGCACCGTCACGATGCTCGCCTGCTGCAAGCGCAACGCCTGCAACGTCGCCGGA
The Pandoraea pulmonicola DNA segment above includes these coding regions:
- a CDS encoding GntR family transcriptional regulator; protein product: MHSSSPSSPQTADATLAQSAYMRLRADIVEGRLAPGEKLRVEHLKDRYEVGAGTLREALALLVADALVVQHGHRGFRVTPISLADFIDITQTRVQLETEALRQSIALGDDAWEADLTSAFHLLTLAEERLGNASEGNAGGQGSDGSQFAQWEARNRAFHEVLIRACPSRWLHHFLAILYRQSERYRRLSITHRPVPRDVHQEHQAIFDACLARDADEAAALLAAHIRKTLEAVRELPDAIVNAGTVP
- a CDS encoding 2-hydroxymuconic semialdehyde dehydrogenase; the protein is MKHFQNFINGEWVSTARTFENRNPVDNSLIGHVHEAGRAEVDAAVRAARAALQGPWGKMTVAQRVELLHAVADGINRRFDDFLAAEIADTGKPHGLASHLDIPRGAANFKVFADMIKNVPTESFAMVAPDGGNALNYGVRTPRGVIAVVCPWNLPLLLMTWKVGPALAFGNTVVVKPSEETPATATLLGEVMNEVGVPAGVYNVVHGFGPDSAGAFLTEHPGVDGITFTGETRTGEAIMKAAANGVRPVSFELGGKNPGIVFADADFDKAVAGIARSSFDNSGQVCLGTERVYVQRPIFERFVAALKERAESLQLGDPYAPGTNFGPLVSQMHREKVLSYYEKAREEGATVVTGGGVPDMPASMTDGAWVQPTIWTGLPETASVIREEIFGPCCHIAPFDTEEEVIEMANATPYGLAATVWTTDVSRAHRMGAALEVGVCWINAWFLRDLRTAFGGAKQSGIGREGGVHSLEFYTELRNVCIKL
- a CDS encoding PLP-dependent aminotransferase family protein, which produces MYAFTSPFAHPTGSPIRELFKYLSEPGMISFAGGYPASDLFDTEGLAVAQARAFAQPTRCLQYGPTDGLTELKTQLMALMAARGAPCSAEELLATTGSQQGLDLLLRVMVAPGDVVVTEQPAYPATLQALRLQQASIVTVPVDADGLDVAHLSALLREGSIAVPKLLYTVPTFANPTGATLSRERRIALLKLAVEYRFVIVEDDPYGDLRFAGEAVPTMLALTSEVPGSRDWLVHFSSLSKIVAPGLRVGWTVAPPEITRRCVVAKQTVDLCSVPWTQAVAAEYLADGALTRHLPKIVEAYRLKCEAMCGALRERLGGAIQFHAPQGGMFVWARLSTLGTSELLPSAIAQKVLFVPGKAFYATDADESTLRLSFAAPAVDVIEEGVARLSRAMDATVRKAA